Genomic segment of Heliangelus exortis chromosome 7, bHelExo1.hap1, whole genome shotgun sequence:
ATACCAACATCCTTGGTCAGTAATCATTCATCTGGTCTGCTGTATTGACAGAGATGTTCACACAGTTTGCTGTTGATTCAGATTAACAAATCCTAATGCTAAAGGCTTCTGCTCTTCAGTCTCATGCTTTATGCTACAGGATTAGCATTGGACATTTCACAGCAGCCCACTTGGCTTATTTTCTGGGGTAGGGATACTTGGAAGACTGCAGGAGGCATGGAAATGCCTCTGTGTTCATCACAAAATGCCTGTATTTAGTAGCCCTGGGCTTTCTTGGTGGGCCAGCTGTACTTTGGCCCAGTCTAGGGGATGCATGTGCATGGCATTTAGGTAACATTGTGTAGAGTCACATGGCTGGAATTGAGCAGCTTTTTGAGTAAGATCAAACCTTGTCTTAAAGTAactgtttctctgtttcaggAAGAAGAGTGGTAAAATTAAGTCAGCTTATAAACGTGAATGCCTAAACCTAGGCTGTGATGTTGACTTTGATTTTGCTGGACCTGCAATCCATGGTTCAGCTGTCTTTGGTTATGAAGGCTGGCTTGCTGGTTATCAGATGACTTTTGATAGTGCCAAATCAAAATTGACAAGAAATAACTTCTCTGTGGGTTACAAGACTGGAGACTTCCAACTGCACACTAATGTGTGAGTACTGAATGTTGTGTCCAGGTgtgcagaagcagcttttctctACCTTGTACTCAGAATATAAATGGTTGGGGTACCTTTTTCTCTGGGAAACTAGGTAACTGTTACTTGGTATCACTTTTTCAAAACAGTAAATATTTGGTTTTTAGGACTTCCAGCATAATATATACCACAGTAGTGCAATGGTTgagtgcagcagagctgatcACTGCCTTTTCCAGCTGTCCCATCACCCTGAATTGTATCTGACTATAAGGGCAGTAGATATGCTAGAGGTAAAGCTTTGCACTGCTTAAGTAGCCAGCAGCACTTTCTGGAGCAAGACTAGagctttggttttaaaattttccagtaGATTTATCTTGCCTGTCTGGGATGTAAAGCACATGAAACACTTGGAGTTCTAAGACTTGATTAGGAGTTTTATTTGGAGTTGCTGCCTTATTAAATGTTCTTCATGAGATCAAAACCTACTGAAGGAAATGGCAGTTTCaatttaagtaaataaaaatttgctAGTGCCTTTAGTTAGGAAGTAACTTACTTGATTTTTGAGGTAGAAATTTGTCCTTTTGAAGGGGAAGAATGGGGTTTGTCTGGATTCATGGAAATTGAATTCCTATGGAAGGAAGCTACACAGCACTTCACAGCTTGAACTGTAAATATTCTGTTTCAGTTCATTAAAGTCAAAAATTGTAACACTCATTTTTCAAGATCATCTAGGTCTAGGTCATAGAATTCAGAATGCCTGTTTCCTAACCACAATTATCTGTTAGTTTTGTAAGGATAAAATCTGGAATTATATTCATGTGCTTAGATTGTGGATTAGCTGTAGTCCACTGGaatatcttcttttttccctgtgaattATTATagtttaattttgctttgaagCCTTCCTTCATCTCCCCTTCTTCTATCAAAAAGCCTGAAACAATTCAAACTTTTAAGAATTCTTACTTAAATACAAAATTGAAGCAATTATAAATAAACGTTGGGATTATGTAAATATAGGAAACTAactctttttcttaatttatgcAGCAATGATGGCTCAGAATTTGGTGGGTCAATTTACCAGAAAGTGAGTGACAGTCTTGAAACTGCTGTCAACCTGGCTTGGACAGCAGGTAGCAACAGCACTCGTTTTGGCATTGCAGCTAAATACAAGTTGGATTCCACTGCTTCTATCTCTGTAAGTATGGTTTTACCCAAAAGGGTTCTGCTCAGCACAGTCTGGTTTCAGTTTCTGTGAATCTGTGTGCTTTGTTAGTACAACAGAAGGTAATGGGTCAGGAAGTCTTCTAGGAATTAACCTTACAGGCAGTTTTAATCAAGGCAGCAGTCTTTAAATTCTGTAATGCTGCATAAAGCAGTCTCTTAGAATCTGGCTGTCAAATATTGTGCTACTGTAATAGACTTCagtgtatttattaaaaaataaaatacaaaaaagccTTCATGTCTAGTTCTGTAAGTTAACAATATCTTTAAAACCAGTTGTTGGAGAGCTCTGTCATGTTCTCATGGTAAGAACTCTGGCAATATGGGTTAAAAAGGTGATAGGCAGAAAAGTTTTCTCTGTTATAAAGCTAGAATTGAAGGTGGATTGTTGGAAGCATCCTACAGAGGAAGTGATGCAAAGTGAGATAAATACTTTTGCACAGACTTGTTGTGATGATGATATGAAATGTTTGCTGCTTGGATGATTGGCAAGATACCAAGTCTTTTGTAATAATAAGAATGTGGAAGATTCTTTGGAAGTGGCTTGTGCTGGGACACTGTGGTGGTAAATTGCTATGGCCTTCTGAAAAGGGGAGAAGTGGGGAGGTTCATCTGCCAGCCTGCATTCCAGTAACTGTTCTCCCCACCCTTACCATCTCTGCTCTGAAAGATTACTATTCCAGCTCTAAGTTGAGGGGAAAGGGTGTAGCTGGGAAAAGAGACTCCAGTAAGCACAAATATATTGGAAGAAAAGTAGAATTTGTTTAAGGTCTTGCCATAGTCGTTCTAGTTTTCTGAATGATAACAAAAAACTAGTTAGTTACAATGTCTAaattgcttttgtctttttttttttttttcaggcaaaagTGAACAATTCTAGTTTAGTTGGAGTGGGTTACACCCAGACCCTGAGGCCAGGTAAGGATTACTCATTGTCACACATCTATGTTATGCATCACCAAGAAAATGTTTGAGATCTATGCATTTATTATGTAGCTATTGGACCTccccttttaaaattatttagtcTTTAAGGTGTAGTAGGTATTATAGTAGCTGATGTTGCACATTAAAACTTTACCTGAACAAGGCAAATTCCATTGTATCCAGTGGTGTATCTGCCTTGTGTAAAAAAGTAGAGCTCTTCTGTACTTGTGTACTTACCAGTTAGTAACTTAGTATATCCACATGATTacctgatattaaaaaaaaaagccccatgATTCACATGAACAGTTTAGGGAAGATTTCATGGGTAAATGGATCCTTCTGTGGAAATCTttagagaaaacaaatgaaatggaaaaagagctACAACTGGGACCTGTAAT
This window contains:
- the VDAC2 gene encoding non-selective voltage-gated ion channel VDAC2 yields the protein MAIPPSYVDLGKSARDIFNKGYGFGLVKLDVKTKSATGVEFTTSGSSNTDTGKVNGSLETKYKWAEYGLTFTEKWNTDNTLGTEIAIEDQIAKGLKLTFDTTFSPNTGKKSGKIKSAYKRECLNLGCDVDFDFAGPAIHGSAVFGYEGWLAGYQMTFDSAKSKLTRNNFSVGYKTGDFQLHTNVNDGSEFGGSIYQKVSDSLETAVNLAWTAGSNSTRFGIAAKYKLDSTASISAKVNNSSLVGVGYTQTLRPGVKLTLSALIDGKSINAGGHKLGLGLELEA